The following coding sequences lie in one Vibrio toranzoniae genomic window:
- a CDS encoding MFS transporter, with amino-acid sequence MFDRTASWKTPQNFLLLISIIVPIAFSSWMVLLNNFVIEKANFDGSDIGLLQSVREIPGFLAFTVVFVLAFIREQRFMLVSLAMLTVGTAITGLFPSLTGLLMTTILMSTGFHYFETLKQSLSLQWLSKEEAPEMLGKMISVGALASLITYGSIWVMLELLNFRFSWVYGITGGIGFILVLVMTFGFPEFQTKTPQNKKLVLRKRYWLYYALTFMSGARRQIFTVFAGFLMVEKFGYSAADVTLLFLVNYLFNFLFAKRIGKFIGVVGERKALIFEYVGLIGVFVGYGLVQSAEWAAALYVVDHLFFALALAIKTYFQKIADPADMASTAGVSFTINHIAAVVIPVVFGVIWLSSPATVFYIGAVMAAMSLALSLNIPKKPEEGNEVRVFSWR; translated from the coding sequence ATGTTCGATAGAACCGCGAGCTGGAAAACGCCGCAAAATTTTTTATTACTGATTTCGATTATTGTACCTATCGCATTTTCAAGCTGGATGGTTCTGCTGAATAACTTTGTGATTGAAAAGGCGAACTTTGATGGTTCTGATATTGGGTTGCTACAAAGTGTTCGTGAGATTCCGGGCTTCTTGGCGTTTACTGTCGTGTTTGTGTTAGCGTTCATTCGCGAGCAACGTTTCATGTTGGTATCGCTGGCAATGCTAACTGTGGGGACAGCAATTACCGGTCTCTTTCCGTCATTAACCGGTTTGTTGATGACCACTATTTTGATGTCGACCGGTTTCCATTATTTTGAGACGCTTAAGCAGTCTTTGTCGTTACAGTGGCTAAGCAAAGAAGAAGCACCAGAGATGTTGGGCAAAATGATCTCGGTTGGGGCGCTGGCGTCACTGATAACTTATGGCTCAATTTGGGTGATGTTGGAGCTGCTTAACTTCAGATTTTCTTGGGTGTATGGCATCACCGGAGGAATCGGTTTTATTCTTGTACTGGTAATGACCTTTGGTTTTCCTGAGTTTCAAACTAAGACCCCACAAAATAAGAAACTGGTACTCAGAAAGCGTTACTGGCTTTACTATGCGCTAACGTTTATGAGCGGAGCAAGAAGACAAATTTTTACCGTATTTGCGGGGTTTCTGATGGTCGAGAAGTTCGGCTACTCAGCTGCTGACGTAACGCTACTGTTCTTAGTTAACTACCTATTTAACTTCTTGTTCGCAAAACGTATAGGTAAATTTATTGGGGTGGTGGGTGAGCGTAAGGCATTGATTTTCGAATACGTAGGCCTAATTGGTGTGTTTGTTGGTTATGGTTTGGTACAAAGTGCTGAGTGGGCGGCTGCGCTCTATGTGGTTGATCACTTGTTCTTTGCACTCGCTTTGGCAATTAAAACCTACTTTCAGAAAATTGCTGACCCAGCGGATATGGCATCAACTGCCGGTGTCTCTTTCACTATTAACCATATTGCAGCGGTTGTGATTCCAGTCGTGTTTGGTGTGATTTGGTTATCATCTCCTGCAACGGTTTTCTATATTGGTGCCGTTATGGCGGCAATGTCTCTTGCACTTTCATTGAATATTCCCAAGAAGCCGGAAGAAGGAAACGAAGTTCGTGTCTTTAGCTGGCGCTAA
- a CDS encoding phosphotransferase yields the protein MSRSMVSQSISSKNPVQPEVSLSIDQPELYQKIATSLGCHRGFDTQVIQRLWGGYGELVRLVFSKKSSAPFNSLIVKHVALPDKANHPKGWNTRLSHQRKVHSYQVETAWYQSFTQQWDERCPMPVGLHCELEENEWLIVMQDLADVGFPLTSQFDVLSVFDELAAKDTQPELALRYTSLEVKQRNACLKWLANFHAKHIHIDQEQSASLWKVGTYWHLDTRPDELNALTDLPLKNQAQHIDRLLRECPYSTLVHGDAKLANFCFDLAGENAAAVDFQYVGNGCAMKDVALFMSSAIRPQDCVELESQLLDIYFQHLKEALAHYQPQLSFYDVEAAWRPMFYVAWADFQRFVKGWSPEHWKINPYTEQLTLRVLTQLDEQESVNVR from the coding sequence ATGTCTCGATCAATGGTGTCTCAATCAATATCGTCAAAAAATCCTGTTCAACCCGAAGTCAGTTTGAGTATCGATCAACCTGAACTCTATCAAAAAATTGCCACCTCACTTGGGTGTCATCGAGGGTTTGATACCCAAGTGATTCAACGTTTGTGGGGCGGATATGGTGAGTTGGTCCGTTTGGTTTTTTCTAAAAAAAGCAGTGCTCCATTCAATAGCCTCATCGTTAAACATGTCGCGTTGCCGGATAAAGCGAATCATCCAAAGGGTTGGAACACCAGATTATCTCACCAACGTAAAGTGCATTCTTACCAAGTGGAGACGGCTTGGTATCAATCCTTCACTCAACAGTGGGATGAACGTTGTCCTATGCCTGTAGGATTGCATTGTGAACTAGAAGAGAACGAGTGGCTTATCGTGATGCAAGATCTAGCGGATGTCGGCTTTCCGCTGACCTCTCAGTTTGATGTGCTCTCCGTTTTTGATGAATTGGCTGCCAAAGATACTCAACCTGAGTTAGCACTCCGTTATACATCTTTGGAGGTTAAACAGCGCAACGCTTGTCTAAAGTGGCTCGCTAATTTTCACGCGAAGCACATCCATATCGATCAAGAGCAGTCTGCGTCATTATGGAAAGTTGGCACATACTGGCATTTAGACACGCGTCCTGATGAGTTAAACGCGCTGACAGACTTACCATTAAAGAACCAAGCACAACACATCGACCGTCTACTTAGAGAGTGTCCGTATTCAACTTTAGTGCATGGTGACGCTAAACTTGCCAACTTCTGTTTTGATTTAGCTGGAGAAAACGCGGCTGCCGTCGATTTTCAATATGTTGGAAACGGGTGTGCGATGAAAGACGTGGCTTTGTTCATGAGCAGCGCGATTAGGCCGCAAGATTGCGTTGAGCTTGAATCACAGCTCTTAGACATTTACTTCCAACACTTGAAAGAGGCACTGGCACACTATCAACCACAACTCTCGTTCTATGATGTCGAAGCTGCATGGCGACCTATGTTTTATGTGGCATGGGCTGATTTCCAACGTTTCGTAAAAGGTTGGAGCCCAGAGCACTGGAAGATTAACCCGTATACTGAGCAGTTGACCTTACGAGTGCTCACTCAATTAGACGAACAGGAGTCCGTCAATGTTCGATAG
- a CDS encoding GNAT family N-acetyltransferase yields the protein MKTIKWDQKENQITVELEPNQFAVVKYQKQGDVLHITSTRIPDDLQGKGFGKVMMESVLPEIEQAGFKIVPVCSYVVHYMNRQQQWSHLLASEA from the coding sequence ATGAAGACCATAAAATGGGATCAAAAAGAGAATCAGATCACAGTTGAGCTAGAGCCTAACCAATTTGCTGTTGTTAAGTACCAGAAACAGGGAGATGTGCTGCATATTACCTCGACTCGCATACCTGATGACCTGCAAGGTAAGGGCTTTGGTAAGGTGATGATGGAGTCTGTGTTACCCGAAATTGAGCAAGCGGGCTTCAAAATTGTCCCTGTTTGTAGCTATGTGGTGCATTACATGAATAGGCAGCAACAATGGTCACACCTTTTAGCGTCTGAGGCATAA
- a CDS encoding flagellar brake protein, whose product MNAPLKKPLEHNQALQDPRNRTVSTINSTDALAMIEHGSELTLNVSTPVGTKFLATTKFIGTHSENCILIEVPEVSNNDLNFFFQEGFWMTARAYSLRGEGALIHFRCQIHHHVGDPFPLLVLSTPSTMQVTQLRKETRYEVNLSSRIILNDQRMNCEIRDLSKSGCRFVTSPTARPIQITDRVSIEITPENYNGPLIPPLRGIVCNLQKSTHYARYGIEFDDIGRANAKNLLGKLKFDGIKLRLRNA is encoded by the coding sequence ATGAACGCACCACTGAAGAAGCCTTTGGAGCATAATCAGGCCCTTCAAGACCCTCGTAATCGTACCGTTTCCACGATTAACAGCACTGATGCACTCGCCATGATCGAACACGGGAGTGAGCTTACGCTGAATGTCTCGACACCCGTTGGCACAAAGTTTCTCGCCACGACAAAGTTTATCGGTACTCACAGTGAGAACTGTATCCTTATTGAGGTTCCAGAAGTCTCAAACAACGACCTTAATTTTTTCTTCCAAGAAGGTTTTTGGATGACAGCTCGTGCATATTCTCTAAGAGGTGAAGGCGCGCTGATCCACTTTAGGTGTCAGATTCACCATCATGTTGGTGACCCCTTCCCCCTGCTGGTTCTTTCCACGCCAAGTACGATGCAAGTAACTCAGCTTCGTAAAGAAACACGTTATGAGGTAAACCTCAGTTCGAGAATTATCTTAAATGACCAACGCATGAATTGCGAAATTAGGGATTTATCCAAAAGTGGTTGTCGCTTTGTGACATCACCCACTGCTCGACCCATTCAGATCACCGATAGAGTATCCATAGAGATCACGCCAGAAAACTACAACGGACCATTGATCCCTCCGCTTAGAGGGATTGTCTGCAATCTACAAAAGTCGACACATTACGCGCGATATGGCATCGAATTTGATGATATTGGTAGAGCCAACGCCAAAAACTTACTCGGAAAATTGAAGTTCGACGGTATTAAGCTCCGTTTACGGAATGCTTGA
- a CDS encoding Lon protease family protein, translated as MAMQRLNAEQLYQVAELEKLPCKSTKELAPIDEIVGQERAQKAVEFAMSIKEKGYNIYAIGRNGLGKRTMILRYLNRHPQKAEELFDWCYIANFEDIRTPKVLKLPTGVGSNLKQDIEKLMRKLLKAMPLAFDNEMYFSRADRLKNQLASKQQAALEAISQEAKDKGINLTITTQGDYQFVAMNGDELHTEESFDLLSPEEQEQFDKTIDALEVGLRTISRELTELEETYTEKIQKLNDDTARDVITHFIKQLKKDYSQYPEIKKYLTSLRKDIVDNADIFLEESTEQAEIATASLDKKIPRRYNVNVIVSQKKQTLPVVVEESPNYHSLFGYVETATFKGTVFTDFSLIRAGSLHRANGGVLLIDAVKVLEQPYVWEGLKRALRSRQLSFTSLEKEVTLTGAVSLDPEPIPLDVKIILFGDYRTYQLLQHYDAEFAELFRVTADFEDEMKRTADSEMHYARFISSIVHDNNMLHCDRKAIARIIEHSSRQAGDQGKLSLHSAHIANLLRESNYVARGAKSNLIRSTHVEQALSNQQMRVGRLQDSVMETFINGTTLLRVDGLSVGQVNALSVLSTTDHMFGAPNRITATTAYGDGEVVDIERNVDLGGSIHSKGVMILSAYLSSVFGKTAKVPLTTNITFEQSYGGVDGDSASMAEFCAVVSAFSKQPNRQDIAITGSMNQFGESQPIGGVNEKIEGFFDVCEIKGRSGEQGVIIPRSNVHNLMLRSDIVKAVEKGEFNIWAIDHVTEAIELFTGKAAGELSDEGSYPINTIFGIAQAKLNALRK; from the coding sequence TTGTCGGACAGGAACGAGCACAAAAGGCCGTTGAATTCGCGATGTCAATCAAGGAAAAGGGTTACAACATTTATGCGATAGGGCGAAATGGCCTTGGTAAACGCACCATGATTTTGCGCTATCTCAACCGACATCCTCAGAAAGCGGAAGAGCTTTTTGATTGGTGCTATATCGCGAATTTTGAAGATATCCGTACACCGAAAGTTCTCAAATTACCAACAGGTGTAGGCAGTAACTTAAAGCAAGATATTGAAAAGTTAATGCGTAAATTGCTTAAGGCAATGCCACTTGCCTTTGATAATGAGATGTACTTTAGCCGAGCGGATAGGCTTAAAAACCAGCTAGCGTCAAAGCAGCAGGCTGCGTTGGAAGCGATTAGTCAAGAAGCGAAAGACAAGGGCATCAACCTGACTATCACAACGCAGGGTGATTACCAATTCGTTGCAATGAATGGCGATGAGCTTCATACCGAAGAGAGCTTTGATTTGCTGTCGCCTGAGGAGCAGGAGCAATTCGATAAAACCATCGATGCATTGGAAGTAGGGTTAAGAACCATTTCTCGTGAACTGACGGAGCTTGAAGAAACCTATACAGAGAAAATTCAAAAGCTCAATGATGATACTGCGAGAGACGTCATTACGCACTTTATCAAACAGCTGAAGAAGGATTACAGTCAATATCCAGAGATCAAAAAGTACCTTACGTCACTTCGAAAAGATATTGTCGATAACGCGGATATTTTCTTAGAAGAAAGTACAGAACAAGCTGAAATAGCGACAGCATCTTTAGATAAGAAAATACCTCGCCGTTACAACGTTAACGTGATTGTTAGCCAGAAAAAGCAAACGCTACCGGTTGTGGTAGAAGAAAGCCCGAACTACCACTCTTTGTTTGGCTATGTAGAAACAGCGACTTTTAAAGGTACGGTATTTACTGACTTTTCTCTGATTCGAGCGGGTAGTTTACACCGAGCCAACGGCGGCGTATTACTGATTGATGCAGTGAAAGTATTGGAACAGCCTTATGTATGGGAAGGCTTGAAACGAGCTTTACGTTCGCGTCAACTGAGCTTCACTTCGTTGGAAAAAGAGGTGACGTTGACAGGAGCGGTATCGCTTGATCCAGAACCGATTCCATTAGATGTTAAGATCATTCTTTTTGGTGATTATCGTACTTACCAACTGTTGCAGCACTACGATGCGGAGTTTGCAGAACTGTTTCGTGTAACGGCTGATTTTGAAGATGAGATGAAGCGTACCGCGGACTCGGAAATGCATTACGCGCGTTTCATTTCGAGCATTGTTCATGACAACAACATGCTGCATTGTGATCGTAAAGCGATAGCGCGAATCATCGAACATAGCTCTCGTCAGGCTGGTGACCAAGGTAAATTGTCCTTGCACTCAGCACATATTGCGAATTTGCTTCGAGAATCAAACTACGTGGCGAGAGGAGCGAAGTCGAATTTGATTCGCTCGACACATGTTGAGCAAGCGTTATCGAATCAGCAAATGCGTGTCGGCCGGTTGCAAGACAGCGTGATGGAAACGTTCATCAATGGTACGACCTTACTTCGTGTTGATGGCCTATCGGTGGGACAGGTCAATGCTCTGTCTGTATTGAGTACGACAGATCATATGTTTGGTGCCCCGAACCGAATCACCGCAACCACGGCTTACGGTGACGGTGAAGTGGTTGATATAGAAAGAAATGTAGACCTAGGTGGCAGCATTCACTCGAAAGGGGTAATGATACTATCTGCGTATCTTTCTTCAGTCTTCGGTAAAACGGCGAAAGTTCCACTCACCACTAATATTACTTTCGAGCAATCGTACGGTGGCGTAGATGGTGACAGTGCGAGTATGGCGGAGTTTTGTGCGGTGGTGTCGGCATTTTCGAAGCAGCCAAACCGTCAAGACATTGCGATTACCGGATCTATGAACCAGTTTGGTGAATCTCAGCCAATTGGGGGGGTGAATGAGAAAATTGAGGGGTTCTTTGATGTATGCGAGATCAAAGGGCGTTCAGGTGAGCAAGGGGTGATCATCCCGCGTTCGAATGTTCATAATTTAATGCTGCGTAGCGATATCGTTAAGGCGGTTGAAAAGGGTGAGTTTAATATTTGGGCTATCGATCATGTGACGGAAGCGATTGAGCTGTTCACTGGCAAAGCGGCGGGTGAGCTTAGCGATGAGGGGAGTTATCCAATCAATACTATCTTTGGTATCGCTCAAGCTAAACTTAACGCGCTTCGTAAATAG